AAGTCCTATGTACCCAAGTACAGCCCAAAAGCCTACAGCTGAGCCCAGAGCACACTCTAAGATTATTTTGTCCTTGAATTGCTTAAAATTCTTAaatggaaaaggaggagaaattGTTAACCAGAGGATACAAATGATAACTTGTATGAGAGTGAAAGCCAGAACACTGAGCCTCTGCTGTGCAGGCCCAAACCATTTCATCATATTACTACCTGGAAGTGTGGACCTAAAGGCCATTAACACCACTATAGTTTTCCCCAGAACACAAGAGATACAAAGGACAAAGGTGATGCCAAAAACTGTGTGTCGCAGCATGCAGGACCACTCAGAGGGCTGACCGATGAAGGTCAGAGagcacaggaaacacagagtCAAGGAGAAGAGCAGCAGAAAGCTCAGCTCAGAGTTGCTGGCTTTGACGAGAGGTGTGTGACGAAAGTGAAAGAAGACACATGACACCACCAGTGTTAAACCTGCTCCGAACAATGAGAAAGCAGCGAGGAGGGCGCCCATGGTTTCTCCATAAAATAGGAACTCAATCACCTTTGGAACACACTGGCTGTGATCTTCATTTGACCAGTACTCCAGTGGACACCGCAAACACTCGGCAGAATCTGAATGGAAAAATACGGaatgctgaaatgtgctatgaGAGCAGAGATCATATTAAAATAAGCCATGGCTGTACAGAGCTCAACATGAGGTTTCCAGAAGTGAAAATCCCATTCATATTCTAAATCAAGGATTTTATTATTAACCACAATGTTGTAATCATCCAAGGTAGACTTACCACGAGCTACGTAACGGATAATGTACAGGGAGCCGGTATAACTCCGACAGGGCGAAGCagaggggtcttgcatcgccctgctTGGcattggggtttatttcacaacaatgacctgctagctgtacattatcctgtttattacacagctacttaattaagaaattaataatttgacacaaaaacagtccgccggagtccgacatcagaactgcgtccataacAATGGTCTGTTAAACATAGCAACgctctgctataaagaaataacagaccatagaatgattgaccaatcagaattgagctGTGTAATAAGAGATTGTGAATGATGGTAGGCTATATGCTCCTGTAGAAGCTACAAGTCCATATGacaaactagggctgtgaatcgattaaaacatttaatcatgattaatcgcatgattgtccgtagttaatcgcgattaatcgcaaattaatcgcacatttttatttgttcaaaaatgtacattaaagggagatttgtcaagtatttaatactcttatcaacatgggagtgggcagatacacttcctttatgcaaatgtatgtgaatatttattattggaaatcaaataacaacacaaaacaatgacaaatataatccagaaaccctcacaggtactgcatttaacataacaaaTAGGTTAACtatgagtcagtgtgctgacttgactatgacttgcccaaaactgcatgtgattatcataaagtgggcatttctatAAAGGagagactcctgggtacccatagaagccaTTTTGATTCAAATATCTTgatgtcaaaggtcaagggtcccctttgaaaatggccataaaagttttttctcgccaaaattttgcggaAGTTTGGAGCATTAATAAGCCTCATTCATGACAAGCTAGGATTGCATTAcaattttctagtttcatatgataccagtatcttcagtctagctttaaaactgagtctgctacaacctgaaaattgcaagttgtgttaatgcattaaagaaattagttgcattGAAATTAATTTGCGTGAAAGTATTATTAGCACGTTAActatgacagccctagtacacaGTCTTGTACCTATGCCTTTTTTCAATtttcaaatattatttttgttctgAATCAAATATTTTATGGTTGCGATTCATCTCGTAGCTGATTGCATTGGTTCTATTCTTAAAACTCTTAAAACTCTTTCTGAAATGTCAATGGAGTGAATGAACGGGAAATTCACTTCCCGAAACGGAGCTGTTCAAAAAATGGGCAGTCAGTGTTGACCTGTATTTAGAGACTGATAGAGATACTGGACAGAATATATTTTGTACAAATATCACATGATAAATTACAGACAGGAAAGTTTCTACTCACTGCTGGAGTTGCTGATCTCTCCATCAGCACAGGTGATGCAGGAGAAACAGCAGATGGGTTTGCCTTTAATCACAGCCTGCCGGAAACCTGGCAGACAACTCTCACTGCAGACAGACTGTGGCCTCTGTAACAACACCACAACTCATCAGTTGTTCATAGTTTGTTGCCCCTGTAATCCAAAAATTTTATTTACCTCCAAAACAATGCGGAATTGACCAATTTTTAATAATGGAAATGGCTAAGGGAACAGTTATCACTTTTAAAATCAACCCTCACACTTGTTATTGAATTATATAAGTATTATATaagtatttcatttttgtttgatACCTTTGGGGATCCGGCAGCCCATGTTGTGTTTATTCCGTTCATAATAAACTGCTTTCCATTCGGTAGTGAGGCATCGTAGCTCCCTACAGCCACTAACACAGTATCTCCTGCTTGGTTTCTCTGCCAGTTCACCAGCTCATAAGTTGCTGCAGGGTCTCCGTTTTCATCAAAACCCACAGTTTCTCCTGACTGAAGGGTGAAATTCACATCTTGGAGGTGTTTCACAACCTACCAAAGGAGAACAATGGTGAATAACTTAAAGTACAGGGTTATGAATTCAAATGATTTACTTAATTCTTGAAGGCGACCTTTAACCTGTTTTGGCTCTAAAAAATCTTTCCAGATACAGGACTGATTCACCGCTTCACCACTTGGTCCACATTTCAACATGTTATGTATGGCGTGAGCCGCAGAATACACAGCCTTATACACATTGTTGGATATCCTTAGCTCTGACACATCTGTGAAAGGATTGTTGATGTCCTCTAGTCTCTCAGAACCAGAGCACTGGGTCTGACCATGCAGGCTGGGTTGGAAACTGCAACCAAAAGTGGCTTCCCAGAACTTCCTCAGCAGATTATTTTGAGGGTCTTGATTTGGGTTAACCTGCAAAAGAAACTTTCTCAGGCCCGGGATCTTTGCTTTTCTGATGGTGAAGCCCAGAGACCCTGTGAGGATTCCAGAGTACCTCTTGTTGGCCAGATAACTTGCCGTAATCCAGGACTCGCTGCCCACCCACTGCAGCCCAGTTAAGTTCTTCTTCAGAGCTTCCTCAAGCAGCATTTCCGGCCCCTGGGAGAGGAAGGCAACTAAAACCTTTGCACTGCCGCTTTGGATCACTCTGACCACCCTGGCAATATGCCCACTGGAGTCAGTGCTTGAGATGGCCTCTGAGTACTCGATGCAGACCCCCTCCTGCCTTGCAGCAATGATAAATGTTTCCATGCCGTTGTTACCATAGTCATTGTCACTTCTAATTGCCCCAACCCATGTCCATCCAAAGTGTTTTACCAGTTTTGCCAAGGCTCTGCTCTGATAGTAGTCACTAGGGATGGTTCTGAAGAAGGAGGGGTACTCCTTTCTGTTACTCAAACAAGCACAAGTGGCAAAGTGACTGATctaatgaaaaagaaaaggaggaatacacaaaaacacatttataacatTAGAGTATAGACTTTTGACTCAATTTGCTCTATCTGTGCAAACCCTGGCAACCTTAATCCTGACCTTATAGCCCTGAAATTAACCATACTACTACCAGAATTAAGTCTTTGTTGGTGGTCCTTTCATGCTAAGTTATAAAAAGGAATATGGTGAAATCAGTCaaaaaatgaacagaaacacatacagacaaataTTTACCATTGGTATTTGGAAAAGCCCTGCAATTCGTAGCATCGCAATGGTTGAGGATGAATCAGAGGGTCCGATTATGGTATGAACAGATGACTGGCCGGAGCAGCTTTGACCTAAAGTCCTTTCCTGCCCATTTATTAGACCCATCACCACACTCGTTGAAGACTGTGTTGAACCACATTTGTCAAATACCTTATAACCAATTGAGATATTAGGCAGCAGAGAGCTGCTATTATTGATCTCCTGGATGGCAAAAATCATTGTTTGGGCATATTGAAATGATTCCATACTTATCCTGAAAAGAGTGAGAACAGTTTTAACTAACATCTTTTCGACTTTTCTTCTGTGAAGTaacaaaacaaatgagaaaGGAGACAACAAATAGTACCCGGAGCATATTAGAGGTTCTGGAGCATCTGTGAAGGAGGACGGAGGCTGCAGTATTGGATCGTGAATGGTGAAAACTCCTCCAATAGTGATATCTCCTTCCTTAGATAACAGAGGAAACTCTGGGCTACCCAGCATCTCACACAGCGCCGTGTCTTCCTCTGCTCCAAAGGCTCCCACAAAAAGCACAAACAGTAACATGACATAGGCACAGTCACACATCTGGTACAAACAGGCACACACTAACCTGTATACGCTGTGATGAGTTGGTCTACCGCTGACCAACAGGTGCGCCTCCTGTCATGGGCAGAGCTTTATACTTCTGCAGATGGTCCTCTTATCGAATCACTGTATAATGATGTCATATTGCTTTGTTGTTCTTTCAGATGATTCTGTTTCTAAGACCATTTTGTCATTATTACTGTAAGTTAAATTGTAGGGGGGAGTGATGATGGGaatgcagcatttaaacatattttagctGCAAATTGAGGATATCAAGAACTTTGTTTTGAAgctgaagattttttttatttgccaaatctacaacaatgaaaagggaaaaaaataaaaaaataaaagctgggAATCAAACTCAATAATCAGGAGAGGATTTTGAGAATCACTATAGAATAATTGTTATTCAGACAAATATGGTGAACaaatatttgaatcatttttaaaataattcttTAGTTACAACCGACACACTTGAATAAGCTACTCTATCAGAAAGTAAGCACAAATACAAGCCAAGTaaacctttctgtaggcctataaggtaAGAATACTTAACTATACATTTCTAAACAATATCCCagtcaaaagattaagtacaattAGGCCTTTAAGCCaagcatatatatatttgtcaggatgagccaagtatacttatgtatacttttgtaaaGTATATTTCTGATAAGTATATAACAAGTAAACTTAAAGTtaactctcttattttaagtttgaatgaagtatactaatagcacacttgaataaacttctttttggtaagggaaTGCCTGGTCATGTAATGCTCCCAAAGGGAAACTTGGCCAACCGGCTCCTCTGCATCAAAGTGCTGGCAGAACATGCAGATCGGTGCCTGTCTGAATCCATGCCTCCGGGTAAGCAAGGAGCCCCAGCAGTTTGCACAGTAATTCCCTCAAACAATATAAAATGAAGGTACATATCAGAGGGGATTTAGAAATGGGTGGCAGACTGAAACAGAGTTGGCAATTGTTGACAAGACTAACCAAGACGGTTTtagtgacttttatttgtttctgttgagtttggAACAGCTTATCCACCAGCTGAAACTACGGCAGCGGGAGACGGGGTGTGTGCGCCGCACcatagacaaacacacaaacacacacacaaacacacgcacacacacacacacacacacacacacatacacacagtgtaCTTCTATCTTTATGAGGACACTGAtggacataatgcattcccaaGCCACTTATCCTGACCTTAACCAACACAAGTAAATGTCTGACCCCAACCTTTACTCTTACCCTAACCTAAAATTAACTCTAACCTAaaccttaaaaccaagtcttaaccctcaaacaggcctttgaaggTCTGCTTGAAGGTGAGGACCTGGCAAAATatcctcatttttcaaaaatgtcctcactctgaaggtctaaaactcaTATTGGTCCCCACAAAGATAGctgtacaagcacacacactcacttacacacacaaacacacaaacatgcacacacacacacgcacacacacgcacacacacacacacacacacacacacacacacacacacacacacacacacacacacacacacacacacacacacacagacacctgatgTAGGCCTTTAGCTACATGTTGAAAAATGACTTCTCTACCACGAAATATTCATCAAGttacatgtctgtctgtctgagtcatTCCACTCAACCATAAATATGGTCATGTCTGGAAGGTAACACACGCGTTGGGAAACTCTTGCAagttggttaaggttaggcactgatctTGAATGCTTATGGTTAGTAAAGGTCATCTGGCTGTgagtcttgcgagagtttttgcaattttttgcagatttcagatcTGATTTAGCAATTTGtgagttaccttctagacacatccataaaatatgcaggttgtgcaacaaactggcaaccatttgttgtgaagtgaatgcaatgggaTGAAGGAGGGATAATAtgagaatgcaacatctagtggctgaatgaatatacagtatatatatatatatatatatgtataaaataatGGCAATAATAAATGACGATAGACTAATTGACAGTCTGATTAACAAATGATTATGTAACCATTATTATGGTACTAAAATGCCTTTCACAGAATTATTTTGGTGCACCCTTCCCCATCATattcttttttgtattcttCTCAGGTTTCAGTAgaataatataacattttggaataaaaatacaaatgagcAGTCCAAAACTGGAGGCCAGAATAGCAAATATCTCCACAGCAACACTGAACTTCCCAGGAGAGCTGACATACGCTGGGATGAAAGTGATCCAGACTGCAGAGAATATCAACATGCTGAAAGTGATAAATTTGGCTTCATTGAAATTATCAGGCAGTTTCCGGGCCAGAAAAGCAAGAATGAAACATAACATGGCCAGAAGTCCTATGTATCCAAGTACAGCCCAGAAGCCTACAGCTGAGCCCAGAGCACACTCTAAGATGATTTTGTCCTTGAATTCCTTAAAATTCTTAaatggaaaaggaggagaaattGTTAACCAGAGGATACATATGATAACTTGTATAAGAGTGAAAGCCAGAACACTGAGCCTCTGCTGTACAGGCCCAAACCATTTCATCATATTACTACCTGGAAATGTGGACCTAAAGGCCATTAACACCACTATAGTTTTCCCAAGAACACAAGAGATGCAAAGGACAAAGGTGATGCCGAACGCTGTGTGTCGCAGCATGCAGGACCACTCAGAGGGCCGGCCGATGAAGGTCAGAGagcacaggaaacacagagtcaaggagaagagcagcaggaagctcaGTTCAGAGTTGTTGGCCCTGACAATAGGAGTTTTTCTGTATCTGAAGAAAATGAATGCCACAACAGCTGTGAGGCATGTTCCAAATAAGGACGCTGCAGTGAGCAGCGCTCCCATGATCTCTTCATATGATAGAAACTCGGCCTCTTTCTTCACACAGGCATCTCTTCTCTCATTTGACCAGAACTCAGGGTGGCATCGCACACAGGTGATAGaatctgaaaaataatattaaagcaGGTTATATTCTTGTTCAGTACATTTCAATACATACACACTACATGAGTACCAGATAATAAATTGACAGCCTTATGACAGTTGTATGGtaaaagtatagtatgtaagTACAAGATACAGTATAAAGAgctattatttacacatttttctttgtcttgtttaatttctttaatgttcTTCTCGACTGGTAGAGAACATTTCAAGTTTAATGGGTTGAACTTAACTCAATTAACTCTAAGCCATCTACACCATTCAGTTTAGGTATGTTATGCTAAAAAAAATGCACTATTTGTCACTGTGTCTTTAAATAGCATGCCTTTTCAGTCCGCATTCTTACAGGAAGTtagcaacaaaaaaagtcaCGCCAGACATGAGGACTCTGTTTGGTCTAATTGCCAAAGGCAGGCATATTTTCTTCAACATATCATAGTTTCAGAGGCCTTAATGAACAGAATCATATAACTTGATACAAAAAAGGTGCAAAAAAATTTATAAGAACATGCTTTAACAAACAGTTCAGTTGTCCTTTCATGGTAAAGGTAGTAAAGCTGATGATGTAATTCAAATTTACCATtttctacaaaataaaaaaaaaacaggtgatCATTGCTAAATAATATGATACTTTTAAGGCTATTCCATTATTTTGTATGCTgaaatattgtattattatgattattattattattaataatactactactactactaataataataataattattattattattatttttattataattatatctgcatgttttttcatcatttctGACATGTTCTCTAAGTAGCCTACTGTAAAAAGGCCTGTGTTAAATATCTAGAATAAATATATGGAATAATATTAGTAATGGTAATACAACTAATTATATGGCAACAAACAGACATATGTTGCTATACTAACCTATTACTAGCATAATAACAGCACatagtttgtatttttattttaccatGAAGCAACATCTGAATCATTTGGTAAGGgcctacatttaaaaaaacaaacaaaaaaaaaaaaaaacgttgattatttttattgttgctCCAAGGACATAAAAAATGCAAAGATATATTTTGTcccattatttttttctaagtGATGACATTGAAGGGTTATAtacaattttaaatgtcaattttCAATGCTGCTGTACAAACACCACAAAATTCACACTTAATGcattcatttcagagagagagagagagatgtcacATGAGACCAACACTATCTGCATGCTCAGATACCACTAGGAGTTGAAAAAATACTGTAGACTTGTTTGTAATATGAGCGAGCTGACCCTTTAATGAccacttttttaaattaacttttttaccAATATAATATTACTACACCTGTAATGTTGCTTATTTCTCCCTCTGCACATCTTAAACAGTCATAGCAGCAGACAGGCTTTCCTTTCTGGAGAACCTTGCGAGTTCCTGGAGGACACTTCTTGCTGCAAACTGACAAAGGCACCTGCATGGACAAAACAACTATGAGAAGAAATGTATGGGCATTCACTTTGACAAGGCCTTGTCTTTGCAAGCCTCTATCGTACATTTGatgcaacaaaaccaaacaGTATTATGTCACATTAACTAATCACATATACGCTTATAACCAgtgatggaaagtaactaagcacatttactcaagtactgtacttaagtacaatttttaggtatttgtactttacttgagtataccattttctgctactttatacttctactccactacatctcagaggaaagtattgtactttttactccactacatttatttgacaatattagttactttgcagattgataatattaaatataatcaaCATATAAATTATGTTGTAATAATAGATCAAGATAAATCTTTATTGATCTCTGTGGTAAATTCACAAattacccagcagtatataattaAAGTAATTAAAGGTGAgcttatatataatataatagtatatattatTCAGCATAATGATTACTTTTACCTTTGGTACtttatattttaatgctaatatatttctacttttactgagGTAAGATTCTGGACATATAGAATATTTCCACactatgttattatttttttttactgcagtacTTCTTCCACTTCTTATTATAACATAGATGCTAATTATCAGTTAAAGTGACCACATTGCATCTTACCTGTTTTGAGTTCTGTGCCCAAATGAAAGACTTATTTTGCAGATTCAGCTGTTTGTCTGCAGGTAAAGATGCATCATAAAGACCAACTGTGACAAAGTCCACAATTCCATTGTCTGTTGGCTGCCAGTTTATAATTTCATACTTTGCTGCTGGTTCTCCATTTTCATTAAAGTAGACCTCATCTCCTTCCTTTGTTTTGAACTGAATCTTTTTTATGTGCTGTAAAATCTAAGTCAATATAAATTGAATTAATACATTGTAAATCAATGTAAATCATTatcaaacaaacattttgtaGGCCTATTGGTTCAACAGACTGCAAcagtttatttttcaaaattcaaaCAATTTTCCTTGTTAATGTGACTCAAAAAACTCACCGTAAATGGATCTAGCTGCACCTTgttgtcacatgttttgttACAGCTCAGAATGTTATGAAGTGCGTGGGCCACAGCATACACTCCTTTATAGATATTGTTAAAGATAGGCATGAACGACATATCTGTGAAGCTGTTTTGCACTCCAGTCAGATCTTCATGTCCAGTACATTTTCTCTGATTCCCTTCTGAAGACTTTGACTGGTTGAATTTACAGCTGAACAATGTCTCCCAAAACTCTGTGAACATTTCATTACTAGATGAACTGAGTGGCTTCACATCCAACATGAACTCTCTCATGCCACTGACATGTGCTTTGGGGATGGACATGCCTATGGCACCATCCAAAATGTGATGCCTATCCATGGCTGCAATTTGGGGATCAAAGATCCAGGCCTCACTGCCTACCCACTGGTACCCAGTCAAGTTGTGGTGAGACAACTCATGTAGTAACACATCCATATCCATGTGGGAGAGGAAAGTGAAAATCACCTTGGCAGTGGAAGCCTTGATAATATCAATTATCTTTTGTATTTTGTCTAGTGGATCTGTTCTAAAGAAAGATACTGAGTACTCCAGACAGATGCCCAGCTGATGGGCGGTTTCTATGAATGTGGCCATGCCATTATTGCCGTAATCAGCATTTGATCTAATAGCTCCAACCCAAGTCCAACCAAAGTGCTTGACCAACTGGGCCAGGGCTCTGCTCTGGTAGTAGTCACTGGGTATTGTTCTGAGGAAGGATGGGTACTTGGTTTCATCACTGAGACAAGCACAAGTAGCAAAGTGGCtgatctaaaagaaaaaaaaagaaaaataacctAAATTTCAAGATAAAGatgtgaaatataaaacattcatacaGCCAACTCCAATTATTTAAAACCCATTTTGCTATGACATGCTGGAAGAAGTAAAGATTAATAATAGCCACCATTGGGATATGAAAAGGTCCGATGACAGTAGCTATAGCCAtgcaaggagaggaagaggtctCTCCCATAATGGCCTGCACTTGGGCAAGTTTTGTACATGGTGCCTCGGAGGGTGCAGATGCCACTTCATTACCATTAGCCAAGGCCAGTGCTACCCTCACACTTTTGGCCACGGAGCCACAGGTATCGTAGATCTTATATCCCAGAGAGATGCCAGGCAGTAGGTCTGTGCTGTTATTAATCTCCTCTATGGAAAAGAGCATCGCCTGGGTAAACTGGAATTCTCTGAAATTCAAACTAGATGCATACAGTTATAAATATTTGGTATCTGTTTGTGAAATAGAAACAATAGCATAGTAAATGGAAATATTTGATGGTATTAATAGACACAACAGGgaatatttatcattttatatACTCAGTTTGACTTCctcttaaatattttaaatctaaATAGATTTGTAATTTACCTGGTGCATTGCAGTGGCAGTGGTTTGTGCATGTAGGTATCCTCTCTGTTTTTCCAGCTGCTGTGTAAAGAGAAGATTCCCCCCAACATAATATCCCCATCCTTAGATAGCTGGGGGTTCTCAGGATCCCCTCTCTGCCTGCACACAGGCTCCTCGGCCTGAGAGAAAGATGCCACCAGCAACAGCTGTAAGAGTGCCCATCCCTGCTCTGGCCACCTCTCTGTGGATGGCATACCGTCTGAGAGAGCTAAACCACTGGGTGGCATCACATGTACCTTAATGTAAATTCAAAGCTTGCACTGGTATTTATACATGTTGGAGCAGCATGGACAATAATAATAGAAAGTAAGGTTTTATGTCTGTGGAGTTACAAGGTTGGGCAAGAGGAGGGAGGTGCCCAAACAGAAAAAGGGTCTGGGGCCTTAGCAAGAATGGCAAGTATGAAAGCTTCCACCACCAAATGTCATGGGCTCTGTTGGTCCTTGTGTGCTCTCTATGATTGACACCAAGCAGTCACCAGCCTTGCCTGCCATTTTCTTGGTATGAGTATGGAATTACCAACGAACCCTTACCAAATGAATACACAGGCTTCTTGAAATCCCCCCCCGCTTCTGGAAATGGGACCCCAAATTTATCCATGAAGTAACATTCTTCAGGTGACATTTTTTTGCAAGCACAGTTTCAGATCCGGTTTCTCCTGAACCCATCACTCCAGGCTCTTCTGCAACTCACTTAGCTAACCTCCAGCCTGCAATCTGGCCTGCCTGAAGATCTGGCAGGGCATCGGCGGAGACAGCGAACTGAAGATCTGGCTTGGCGTCAGTGGTGATGGCCAATTGGATGACAGAGATTAGTGGCAGGTGGTCTATGGCACAGGGCAGCGC
The Sebastes fasciatus isolate fSebFas1 chromosome 7, fSebFas1.pri, whole genome shotgun sequence genome window above contains:
- the LOC141770764 gene encoding extracellular calcium-sensing receptor-like, encoding MLLFVLFVGAFGAEEDTALCEMLGSPEFPLLSKEGDITIGGVFTIHDPILQPPSSFTDAPEPLICSGISMESFQYAQTMIFAIQEINNSSSLLPNISIGYKVFDKCGSTQSSTSVVMGLINGQERTLGQSCSGQSSVHTIIGPSDSSSTIAMLRIAGLFQIPMISHFATCACLSNRKEYPSFFRTIPSDYYQSRALAKLVKHFGWTWVGAIRSDNDYGNNGMETFIIAARQEGVCIEYSEAISSTDSSGHIARVVRVIQSGSAKVLVAFLSQGPEMLLEEALKKNLTGLQWVGSESWITASYLANKRYSGILTGSLGFTIRKAKIPGLRKFLLQVNPNQDPQNNLLRKFWEATFGCSFQPSLHGQTQCSGSERLEDINNPFTDVSELRISNNVYKAVYSAAHAIHNMLKCGPSGEAVNQSCIWKDFLEPKQVVKHLQDVNFTLQSGETVGFDENGDPAATYELVNWQRNQAGDTVLVAVGSYDASLPNGKQFIMNGINTTWAAGSPKRPQSVCSESCLPGFRQAVIKGKPICCFSCITCADGEISNSSNSAECLRCPLEYWSNEDHSQCVPKVIEFLFYGETMGALLAAFSLFGAGLTLVVSCVFFHFRHTPLVKASNSELSFLLLFSLTLCFLCSLTFIGQPSEWSCMLRHTVFGITFVLCISCVLGKTIVVLMAFRSTLPGSNMMKWFGPAQQRLSVLAFTLIQVIICILWLTISPPFPFKNFKQFKDKIILECALGSAVGFWAVLGYIGLLAMLCFILAFLARKLPDNFNEAKFITFSMLIFSAVWITFIPAYVSSPGKFSVAVEIFAILASSFGLLICIFIPKCYIILLKPEKNTKTNIMGKGAPK
- the LOC141771716 gene encoding extracellular calcium-sensing receptor-like, producing MHKPLPLQCTSLNFREFQFTQAMLFSIEEINNSTDLLPGISLGYKIYDTCGSVAKSVRVALALANGNEVASAPSEAPCTKLAQVQAIMGETSSSPCMAIATVIGPFHIPMISHFATCACLSDETKYPSFLRTIPSDYYQSRALAQLVKHFGWTWVGAIRSNADYGNNGMATFIETAHQLGICLEYSVSFFRTDPLDKIQKIIDIIKASTAKVIFTFLSHMDMDVLLHELSHHNLTGYQWVGSEAWIFDPQIAAMDRHHILDGAIGMSIPKAHVSGMREFMLDVKPLSSSSNEMFTEFWETLFSCKFNQSKSSEGNQRKCTGHEDLTGVQNSFTDMSFMPIFNNIYKGVYAVAHALHNILSCNKTCDNKVQLDPFTILQHIKKIQFKTKEGDEVYFNENGEPAAKYEIINWQPTDNGIVDFVTVGLYDASLPADKQLNLQNKSFIWAQNSKQVPLSVCSKKCPPGTRKVLQKGKPVCCYDCLRCAEGEISNITDSITCVRCHPEFWSNERRDACVKKEAEFLSYEEIMGALLTAASLFGTCLTAVVAFIFFRYRKTPIVRANNSELSFLLLFSLTLCFLCSLTFIGRPSEWSCMLRHTAFGITFVLCISCVLGKTIVVLMAFRSTFPGSNMMKWFGPVQQRLSVLAFTLIQVIICILWLTISPPFPFKNFKEFKDKIILECALGSAVGFWAVLGYIGLLAMLCFILAFLARKLPDNFNEAKFITFSMLIFSAVWITFIPAYVSSPGKFSVAVEIFAILASSFGLLICIFIPKCYIILLKPEKNTKKNMMGKGAPK